A region from the Chelmon rostratus isolate fCheRos1 chromosome 6, fCheRos1.pri, whole genome shotgun sequence genome encodes:
- the LOC121607522 gene encoding intestinal mucin-like protein, translated as MAKCIENNTIEIIPYECPPIENITCTNGKKPVLVYDEYHCCYYSACDCVCEGWGDPHYITFDGLYYSYQGNCTYVLMEEISSVHDLKIYIDNVFCDPTVDVSCPRSITISYRSLVVTLKNHNLIGEARLEALKDGLPLNLPYSQGGAKVLNSGINLIFEIPRLQVVITFGITGFTVTLPFQHFGRNTQGHCGTCNNNQNDDCMLPGGKLVQSCAMMADYWLAKNIEQPNCQIPPVMPTSTPEPPPLNACKPDSMCDLLKKGVFAECHPFVSPDKFYQGCVFDSCHVSNPAVECTSLQTYAAACAQAGVCLHWRSHTELCASDCPSNKVYKPCGPAEQPTCESNLNEPLSNFTTEGCFCPDGMKLFNKESGVCVDKCGCLDPQGMPREFNERFEYKCQNCICEESTKTVKCKPKECPASPPTNCAGPGFVLVNTTNPSDPCCATLVCKCQSNTCQVNNMYCQVGYMPILTVSEGKCCPEHICEPKRVCVHDDMEYKPGTSVPANNCQNCTCTNEVDPSNDLFKISCEFRQCQKNCDMGYEYVKTDSDECCGKCVQTHCVLNVTSNKQILMHGQTWSPPESKCEHYTCIKSGETLTIISSHVVCPPFKESNCQPDTIQTAANGCCKICVEKEKACTLKSMEIQVMHKDCESYQLVDMPYCEGSCSTFTKYSKAAATMEHSCSCCKETRSSNRTIDLYCLNGDVVPYTYIHVEECSCGHTDCTKAAGQPARRRRGFTLV; from the exons ATGGCCAAATGCATTGAGAATAATACAATTGAAATCATACCATATGAATGTCCACCCATTGAGAACATCACTTGTACTAATGGAAAGAAACCAGTCCTTGTATATGATGAGTACCACTGCTGCTACTATTCTGCTTGTGACT gTGTATGTGAAGGATGGGGAGATCCTCATTACATCACATTTGATGGATTATACTACAGTTATCAGGGAAACTGTACTTATGTCTTGATGGAGGAGATTTCATCAGTACATGACTTGAAGATTTATATTGACAATGTATTTTGTGATCCCACTGTGGATGTTTCTTGTCCACGATCGATAACTATATCATACAGATCACTAGTTGTCACACTCAAGAATCATAACCTTATTGGAGAAGCTCGTTTGGAG GCCCTCAAAGATGGATTACCTTTGAATCTGCCTTATTCGCAAGGTGGTGCTAAGGTCTTGAATTCTGGAATCAACCTGATTTTTGAGATCCCTCGCCTACAAGTGGTCATTACATTTGGAATAACTGGCTTTACTGTCACCCTTCCATTTCAACACtttggcagaaacacacagggcCATTGTG GAACATGCAATAACAACCAGAATGATGATTGCATGTTGCCTGGAGGCAAGCTGGTGCAAAGCTGTGCCATGATGGCTGACTATTGGCTTGCAAAAAACATTGAGCAACCCAACTGCCAGATACCTCCTGTAATGCCCACCAGTACACCTGAACCTCCACCACTGAATGCATGCAAGCCAGACTCTATGTGTGATCTGCTTAAAAAGGG tgTCTTTGCAGAGTGCCATCCATTTGTCTCTCCTGACAAATTCTACCAAGGTTGTGTTTTTGATAGCTGTCACGTTTCCAACCCAGCAGTGGAGTGCACAAGTTTGCAGACTTATGCTGCTGCCTGTGCTCAGGCAGGAGTTTGTCTTCACTGGAGGAGCCACACCGAACTGTGTG CAAGCGACTGCCCATCAAACAAAGTTTACAAGCCATGTGGTCCTGCAGAACAGCCAACTTGTGAGAGCAA TCTGAATGAACCCCTCTCAAACTTCACTACTGAGGGCTGCTTTTGTCCTGACGGAATGAAACTCTTCAACAAAGAGTCTGGCGTCTGTGTTGATAAGTGTG GATGTCTTGATCCTCAGGGCATGCCTCGTGAG TTCAATGAGCGTTTTGAGTACAAATGCCAAAATTGCATCTGTGAGGAGTCCACCAAGACTGTGAAATGCAAGCCTAAGGAGTGCCCAGCATCACCTCCAACAAACTGCGCTGGTCCAGGGTTTGTGCTTGTCAACACAACTAATCCATCAGACCCCTGCTGTGCTACCTTGGTTTGCA AATGTCAAAGCAACACTTGCCAAGTCAACAACATGTACTGTCAAGTCGGATATATGCCAATTCTCACTGTTTCTGAGGGAAAATGCTGTCCAGAGCATATATGTG AACCTAAAAGAGTTTGTGTCCACGATGACATGGAATACAAG CCTGGTACTTCAGTTCCTGCGAATAATTGTCAGAACTGTACCTGTACAAATGAGGTCGACCCCAGTAATGATTTATTCAAGATATCTTGTGAGTTTCGTCAATGTCAGAAAAACTGTGACATG GGGTATGAATATGTGAAAACCGATTCAGATGAATGCTGTGGGAAGTGTGTACAGACACACTGTGTCCTCAATGTTACTAGTAACAAGCAGATCTTGATG CACGGCCAAACCTGGTCACCACCTGAGAGCAAGTGTGAGCATTACACTTGTATAAAGAGTGGTGAGACTTTAACAATAATCAGCTCACACGTTGTCTGCCCACCGTTCAAGGAGAGCAACTGCCAACCT GACACGATTCAGACTGCGGCAAATGGCTGTTGTAAAATTT gtgtggagaaggagaaggccTGCACGTTAAAATCCATGGAAATCCAGGTTATGCACAAGGACTGTGAGTCTTACCAGTTGGTAGATATGCCATATTGTGAAGGATCCTGCAGCAC